The following coding sequences lie in one Silene latifolia isolate original U9 population chromosome 5, ASM4854445v1, whole genome shotgun sequence genomic window:
- the LOC141656648 gene encoding uncharacterized protein LOC141656648, whose amino-acid sequence MDEFPNKVQDPGVIQWEEDDDNEPEFITLLRTRTEDFGVGLQLETIIRTDNKREFVSFLKRQKFDYSSMNYNDFQTRLLKLLCYRRAIGCATALLNGETVLPTVDLNEQLLTDPLADEFEEYFPTPLRIAAEVLCYGLTELFIQHGANPSRDGSESRVELSQLPLNFALDALCRHKIVRDFPAGESVHKLFSLFRLQELKEPFDTIKLLVSRTKQVINLGVCCVEEWNLVKLAALLMVASDKLVIGDDIYSSPIPMLIGLQHGLESDLEKKQVMRSMWQAFSLVERSANFLKENRATLMVEDEVVPPDVAYKFLTEVKLHDKGTHMVSADLDRFVAELLQRSGGFLETSLVEKKCLKTPTTRKRVFSAEIDWWAAQLRIGDKVLLEARLMKKMRSKLMYSECISFIPDIHQIEHVHIGHGFFDDQIDCAMRLDDRDTFVILVNQVEFFGNLDCKNNLPKTVRRLMFRHDSANCVAAVLAGETDAFLSFRDLTDVGWPFLHNAAKLGAPKLTALFLENGFLADDRRDCDELKIEAALPLNVALESIRDHIIHQNLKDNKSAIDLVVSLCASEIRNILETIRLLVLKMKDVKFELSLYLKEGKMIELCALLMVAHKELLPLIHKEVLTLAHKELLPSLTHKAGVAGTIRHFSTSAHTVHGNLYEHRDLHVVKETLLLLDIFGKIGDYLSAYIRLEPDTGFRGEYSHISWLLVRAGISDALYSRVTITFSRHPSEGHKEVLGRANLNLVEQSSRGRKLFDVSKLSRQAVLSMPPRPGTYSSAVFARSFHTPVKIHAHFASSFIPAKRLVDVLRRHRPPMQCISIVAALTGGFGCM is encoded by the exons ATGGATGAATTTCCCAACAAG GTGCAGGATCCTGGAGTAATACAAtgggaagaagatgatgataatgagccTGAATTTATCACCTTGCTAAGAACCCGGACAGAAGATTTTGGAGTCGGTTTACAATTGGAAACCATCATTCGTACTGATAATAAGCGAGAATTTGTCTCTTTTTTGAAAAGACAAAAATTTGACTATAGTTCTATGAATTATAACGACTTCCAGACGAGACTGTTGAAGTTGCTATGTTATCGTCGTGCCATTGGCTGTGCAACTGCATTGCTTAATGGAGAAACTGTATTGCCAACGGTGGATCTGAATGAACAACTATTAACTGATCCACTTGCAGATGAATTTGAAGAATATTTTCCTACCCCATTACGGATCGCTGCTGAAGTTTTATGCTATGGGTTAACGGAGTTATTTATACAACATGGTGCCAACCCCAGTCGCGATGGTTCGGAGTCCAGAGTGGAACTTTCACAACTTCCACTTAATTTCGCTCTAGATGCTTTATG CCGTCATAAAATCGTGAGAGACTTTCCTGCTGGAGAATCTGTACACAAGCTCTTTTCCTTATTCCGTCTTCAGGAGTTG AAGGAGCCTTTTGATACAATCAAATTGCTGGTGTCAAGGACAAAACAGGTTATTAATCTCGGTGTCTGCTGTGTAGAGGAATGGAATCTTGTTAAGCTGGCTGCTTTGCTAATGGTTGCTTCGGACAAGTTGGTGATTGGTGACGACATATATAGTAGCCCAATTCCCATGTTAATTGGGTTACAACATGGCCTAGAATCAGATTTGGAGAAAAAGCAAGTTATGAGATCTATGTGGCAGGCCTTTAGTCTCGTGGAGAGGTCTGCCAATTTTCTTAAGGAAAATCGTGCTACTCTAATGGTTGAG GATGAGGTGGTTCCACCTGACGTAGCGTATAAATTTCTTACGGAAGTGAAACTACATGACAAGGGAACCCATATGGTCTCAGCTGACTTGGATAG GTTTGTAGCTGAGCTCTTGCAAAGGAGTGGAG GTTTTTTGGAGACATCTCTTGTGGAAAAGAAGTGTTTAAAAACCCCGACTACGCGC AAGCGCGTGTTCTCAGCTGAAATAGATTG GTGGGCAGCACAGCTTCGAATAGGGGATAAAG TTCTACTGGAAGCACGTCTTATGAAGAAAATGAGATCAAAATTGATGTATTCTGAG TGTATTTCCTTTATCCCAGACATCCATCAAATAGAACATGTGCATATTGGGCACGGATTTTTTGATGATCAGATAGATTGTGCCATGCGCTTGGATGACAGAGATACATTTGTTATACTTGTGAATCAAGTGGAATTCTTTGGTAACCTAGATTGTAAGAATAATCTGCCAAAAACCGTGAGAAGACTCATGTTTCGTCATGACAGTGCAAATTGTGTGGCTGCAGTACTTGCTGGCGAGACTGATGCTTTCCTTAGTTTTAGAGACCTGACTGATGTCGGTTGGCCTTTTTTACACAATGCTGCTAAGCTTGGAGCCCCTAAATTAACTGCCCTATTTCTTGAAAATGGCTTTCTGGCTGACGACAGAAGAGACTGTGATGAATTGAAAATTGAGGCAGCATTGCCACTCAATGTTGCACTTGAAAGTATTCG GGATCATATTATTCACCAAAACTTGAAGGATAATAAGTCCGCCATTGATCTTGTGGTGTCTCTCTGTGCCAGCGAGATT AGGAATATATTGGAGACTATAAGGTTGCTTGTGCTGAAGATGAAAGATGTCAAGTTTGAACTTTCACTATATTTGAAAGAAGGAAAGATGATCGAGTTGTGTGCATTGCTGATGGTAGCCCATAAAGAGCTCTTGCCATTAATCCATAAAGAGGTCTTGACATTAGCCCATAAAGAGCTCTTGCCTTCACTCACTCACAAAGCTGGAGTAGCTGGTACCATCAGACACTTTTCTACGAGTGCACACACTGTGCACGGGAACTTGTATGAACACAGGGATCTACATGTGGTAAAAGAGACGCTTTTACTACTAGATATATTTGGAAAGATAGGTGACTATCTTTCTGCATATATTAGATTGGAGCCAGATACG GGCTTTCGTGGCGAATACTCTCATATTTCATGGCTCCTTGTCAGGGCAGGCATTTCTGATGCGCTATATTCAAGAGTCACTATTACTTTTTCCAG ACATCCTTCTGAAGGTCATAAGGAGGTATTAGGAAGGGCAAATCTCAACTTGGTTGAACAATCTTCTCGTGGTCGTAAG CTTTTTGACGTGAGTAAGTTGTCAAGACAAGCTGTTCTAAGTATGCCGCCAAGACCAGGCACTTATTCGTCTGCAGTGTTTGCTCGTTCTTTCCATACACCTGTGAAAATACATGCACATTTTGCTTCTTCTTTCATACCAGCAAAAAGACTAGTTGATGTGTTGCGTCGTCATCGTCCTCCCATGCAGTGTATTTCCATTGTGGCTGCCTTAACAGGTGGATTCGGGTGTATGTGA